The proteins below are encoded in one region of Paenibacillus sp. YYML68:
- a CDS encoding DNA sulfur modification protein DndB — MDQISSLSELIAVQKASSFIEIPGSQSQTFGQTTISTTLPMSKLFAIYEVDLEVQRSIVPLNLSRMMDYIMLYLDHGQGIYFPGLILSARGAGEYDHAAGVYRLQAIEKLYVVDGQHRLAAFRRLMETLQSAMARAKDRREYDRMEEIGKKLSKLYTFPMSTMIYLDINARQERQLFSDINKLPRKIGGNLAVLREQRRFYHVLASRLVEESSVMRSIPVDMFTERGKGPEYMFSYHLLIEILIGVFEGRLKSAARNNGYYFNDKEIEDGMKLAEQYFAGLLRHLPQPEKGELCWSENLQIALAMFFHGEASKSGSFNKYALEYAMNILPHLDWNAIYVGDEKDRLPRRSRIMKAYTYVKSFYEEHHLFLIRESDIPEAYADEQDEKEEVG; from the coding sequence TTGGATCAAATTTCATCCTTATCCGAGCTGATCGCGGTTCAGAAGGCTTCGTCCTTCATCGAAATTCCGGGCTCGCAATCACAAACGTTCGGTCAAACGACAATTTCTACAACGCTGCCGATGAGCAAGCTGTTTGCTATTTACGAGGTCGACCTTGAGGTGCAGCGTTCGATCGTTCCGTTAAACTTATCTCGTATGATGGATTACATCATGCTATATCTGGATCATGGTCAAGGCATCTATTTCCCAGGACTCATCTTATCCGCTAGAGGGGCTGGGGAATACGATCACGCGGCGGGCGTGTATCGGCTGCAGGCGATTGAGAAGCTGTACGTTGTGGACGGACAGCATCGTCTTGCGGCGTTCCGTCGCCTGATGGAGACGCTCCAGAGCGCGATGGCGCGCGCCAAGGACCGCCGGGAGTACGACCGGATGGAGGAGATCGGCAAGAAGCTGAGCAAGCTGTATACGTTCCCGATGTCGACGATGATTTACCTTGACATTAACGCGCGTCAGGAGCGTCAGCTGTTCTCTGACATTAATAAGCTTCCTCGTAAAATTGGCGGCAATCTTGCCGTGCTGCGCGAGCAGCGTCGGTTCTATCATGTGCTCGCCTCGCGTCTTGTTGAAGAGTCGAGCGTGATGCGCAGCATTCCGGTCGATATGTTCACCGAGCGCGGTAAGGGACCGGAATATATGTTCTCGTACCATCTGCTCATTGAAATATTGATCGGCGTATTCGAGGGCAGATTGAAGTCGGCGGCGCGTAATAACGGCTATTATTTCAACGATAAAGAAATCGAGGACGGCATGAAGCTGGCGGAGCAATACTTCGCAGGTCTGCTTCGTCATCTGCCTCAACCCGAGAAGGGTGAGCTGTGCTGGTCGGAGAATCTACAGATTGCTCTTGCGATGTTCTTCCATGGCGAAGCGTCGAAGAGCGGCAGCTTCAACAAGTATGCGCTGGAATACGCGATGAACATCTTGCCGCATCTGGATTGGAATGCGATCTACGTAGGCGATGAGAAGGATCGTCTGCCAAGACGCTCGCGCATCATGAAGGCGTATACGTACGTGAAGAGCTTCTACGAGGAGCATCACCTGTTCCTGATTCGGGAGTCGGACATT
- a CDS encoding YqjF family protein has product MHPLLRRSSHRPWPLPELPWIMKQTWHDLLFAHWPISMETLARYVPGRLPIDTYEGTAWIAVVPFGMCGIRGRGLPPIPGTSRFPELNVRTYVTLDGKPGVYFFSLDASSMLAVLGARRFFHLPYYHAAMKLEREGETIVYTSRRRDGSVQFAGTYRPVSAVFRAAPGSLAHWLTERYCLYTENARGQLLRCDIHHDRWPLQLAEAQLSSNTMLAGHPLVLGGETMPDECSNDLELHPPLLHYASSLDVLIWPLVHV; this is encoded by the coding sequence ATGCATCCGTTACTACGTCGCTCGTCGCATCGACCATGGCCTCTGCCTGAGCTGCCTTGGATCATGAAGCAGACGTGGCACGACTTATTATTCGCGCATTGGCCGATCTCAATGGAGACGCTTGCGCGCTATGTGCCGGGCCGTCTGCCGATAGACACGTATGAGGGTACGGCCTGGATTGCGGTTGTCCCGTTCGGCATGTGCGGCATACGGGGGCGGGGGCTGCCGCCGATCCCGGGCACAAGCCGCTTTCCCGAGCTTAACGTGCGTACATACGTCACGCTTGACGGCAAGCCTGGCGTTTATTTTTTCAGTCTTGATGCATCGAGTATGCTGGCGGTGCTTGGGGCTAGACGTTTTTTTCATCTACCTTATTACCATGCGGCGATGAAGCTAGAGAGGGAAGGGGAGACGATCGTATATACGAGCAGGCGGCGGGACGGGTCTGTACAGTTCGCGGGGACTTACCGTCCGGTGTCAGCTGTATTCCGGGCAGCGCCCGGCTCGCTGGCACATTGGTTGACGGAGCGCTACTGTCTGTATACCGAGAATGCGCGGGGACAGCTGCTGCGCTGCGATATACATCATGATCGATGGCCGCTGCAGCTGGCCGAGGCACAGCTGTCGAGCAATACGATGCTGGCTGGGCATCCGCTTGTACTGGGCGGGGAGACGATGCCCGATGAATGCTCGAATGACCTAGAGCTTCACCCTCCGCTCCTGCATTATGCTTCCAGCCTTGATGTGTTAATCTGGCCGCTCGTACATGTCTGA
- a CDS encoding cold-inducible protein YdjO-related protein has protein sequence MDVEKQVLNEELTQEGKTESTAAEVKPELKPTVIWRCKDAECKAWVREEFAPDPYPPCPLCKGPTLRSFKHLPAMPKKAKRGKKK, from the coding sequence ATGGATGTTGAGAAGCAGGTATTAAATGAAGAGTTGACTCAAGAGGGGAAGACGGAATCGACTGCGGCTGAGGTCAAGCCGGAATTGAAGCCAACCGTCATCTGGCGCTGCAAGGACGCCGAATGCAAAGCATGGGTTCGCGAGGAATTCGCTCCCGATCCGTATCCGCCCTGTCCACTGTGCAAGGGCCCGACCCTGCGCAGCTTCAAGCATTTGCCCGCCATGCCGAAGAAGGCGAAGCGAGGCAAGAAGAAATAG